The genomic DNA GAGCTTTGGCGAACGTTTCTATTTCATTGTCAACCTGTTGGACACATAACATTGTAGGCGGTTCTCGGTGGAATATTTCTTTCTCCTGCTGGGGGTCCTGCCTGCTGGCAGGACAGGATTGCGTCTTATTTACAATTACACTTCTAGGCCGCTGTTTGCAAGTAGTTTAAAATTTGAGTCACAAATTTACACAGTTTATTTGCCAGATCATAATTTATTCTATCTTAAGCAAAGAAGAAGGCGACAAATCGTCATAATACCGGCGCATGATGATCGCGGTACATACTGCAGAGGTGTCCTTCCTTCCTCGTGTACGGTTAAAATTAGAACAGTTTCGTGAGTGGCAGTATGCAAATGCCGCGCTTTCATACGGTAGCCAAACAGCAGACCACCTTTGGATGCAAATTACGAAACGGGCactcgaaaacgtaaacaccGTGCTTGGATTACACGATTGGGATCGTTTCGCTGGCGCCAACTGAGGCGGAGAGATAAGTGTTTCTTTTTAAGtctttttttcaaaaacaccttccaCCGCCTTTCTTCGCACCGGATGGCGTGCCCCCGCTTTACAGCAATCCCTGCTTTTGCAGATCAAGATACACCTTCTTGCTGAGAATGTTGCCGCGCGAATCTTCAAACTCTTCCTCGTTCGCCGGTACCCACATCTTGGAAAAGGTTTGTTCCTTCACCTTGTCCCACAGTACCAGCGCATCCTCGATCTTCGTAATGTTGGCAAAGTGCGCCGTGTTCGGGATGCCCAGGCAGCGCATACCGTGCGCGTGCCGCCACTCGGAGAAGTGGTTCTGGAACGCTTTCGGACCGTTGTACTTGTAGTTGCCACAGATTTCACACTCGTACGTAAAGTGCAGCTGGTGCAGCTTGTACAGCCAGTACGGGATCGGTTTGCCGTCGTACCCGAGCGGCAGATTCTTTGGATTGTACGGAatgccatcgtcgtcgtccgacTCCACCTCGTCCATGCTGTCCTCGTCGCTTTCGTCCAGCGTGTAGCGGGCCTGCTTGCGCTGCAGGTTAATTTTCGTCTCGTAAATCTGATCGTCGACCAGCTCCGCCAGCTTCGCAATCTTGTACTCCAGCAGCGCAATGTCCTTCTCCTTGTTAAGGTTCATCATCCGCTTGCGTTCGTTTTCCTGATTTTTGTCGTCCTTCGAGGCGAATAAGCGCTGCGCTCGTTCCTCCAGCGTACCGCCACACTTCATACCGAGTGCCTGCAGGGCGGCCTTCAGTCGATCCAGCCCAAGGTACGTTAGATCCTCCCACTTGCCAAACTCGTTCAAGTTGATCAGCGCATCGTCATCCACATCGCGCACCTTCTCCCACCCCGGAACGATACCATTCTTCCACATATCTTCAAACTGAAGCTCGTTGCGCTTCACCGTATGCTCCAGCTCGAAGAACAGCGGCCTGCTCCGGGTGATGAACGAGAACAGATAATCGTGGAGCAGCTGCAGATAGCCTTTGTACTTCAGGTTCTTCTGTTTGCGTGGAATGTCGGCAAACTTGTTGAACTCGGACAGATACGTAATGTAATCGATCTTGTCTATGCCCTTCAGATTCACGAAGTTATCGTAACACTCGTGCAGATCCAGATACTGGCCGTAGTTTTCGACGTCGCTGAATTTCACCACCTCGGCAAGGTACGCCGGGTCGTTCAGCTGCTCCTTCAGCTTGTCGAACTCGATTGATGCCGGGACCGCCACATTATTGCCGTGGTTGGAGTGGAACTCAATCAGCCCGTTAAATTGGCTGTAAAACTCTTTAAACTCGTTTACGCTCATGTTTGTGATTTCCTGCTTCCGCTCGCCATCCTTGTCCTGGTAGAGCTCGAGCAGTGATTTCGAGCATGTTTGGTACCGCTCCAGATAGATTTTTATCCTATGGTCTGCCAGCACTTTCTCCTTCGTCTATTCAAGGGTAACACATAACAATATGAGACGTTTTACCACCATCATTCGACGATTCACACGATTCCACTTACCGTCTTTTTTGGAATCATCAACTCCTCCGACATTGCCATCACCAAGCGGTCGCACTCTTCATGCAAACGGCGCTGTATTTCAAAGATCGTTTCCATTCTGATTTGTCTTCCTGCAGCTCCGGTACCACGTTTACAGTGGAAATTGAACGAAAATCACGGAAAAAACTGcggaaaacacacaaaaataagCGGCTTCACGCTTGGAGAAAATGCACTGCGGAAGAGAAAACAACACTTTCTGACATTTGCTCAAGTACTGAACACGCACATCGAATCGTATGCGCACGAAGCTACCCGAACGTTGACGTTTCATCCGAAGTTCGAAACAACATGGTGACCGCCAAGTGCGCCCTCTTGCTGTGAAGCTCGAAAGCACATCTGCGAAACATTTCAATTcgtaattaaattcaaaatcGCAATACCCACATTTTCAATTATCCACAAAACTATTTAACTCGTGTATTTAAAtcgcttgttttttcccctattTACAGTGGTATATGCCGATTACGCCTCGTCTGGACGTTCGTTGCAGTTTTTAGAAGATTACATTAATAAGGAAGTTTTGCCGGCATTTGGTGATATCAGCTGCATATCAGCCGTTACGGGCCTGCAGTCACATTTATATGAGTAAGTAAACATGCGCCTATTGTTCTGTGCGTAACGCATAGGTTTAATACGattgcacacacacccacacccacACCTTCCATCCAACAGCAATGAAGCCAGAGACCTGGTGCGGGCAGCCGTCGGTGCCAATGGAGAAGATGAGATCGTTTTCTGTGATAATCCCGCCGAACGTTTGTGCTATCTGCTGTCGAATCCGAACGTGTGCGACCTCAGCACCTCCCAGTTCCACAATAATTCTCACAGTGCCATAAGCAACATTTCCTTCGGCGCTTTGCACCAACAATCGCTACAGCTAGGCACCACAATTCGGCACAATAGTTTTTCCAATACTTCCACCCTGTCGGACAGCGTGGTAGATGTTAGCCAGTCCAACCAGAGCCTGTCTGCAGCGCCTCCAATTTTGTTCGTCAGTACCTCGGAACCGGTGTCTAACCTtcgctcatggatcgatgcgGGTTGGCAGATCGAGCGCATAATAAAAAATCACGAAGGATTCCTGGATTTGGTCGATTTGGAGAAAAGGTTGCAGCACTACGCCGAATCGCGGCGCAAGATGGTGGGCCTGTTTTCCGGTGCGTCCCGACTGACGGGCATTCTGGCGGATGACGTTGCTACCACGATTCTGCTGCACCAGTACGACGCACTCTCGATATGGGACCACTCGATGGCCGCATCGTGTGCACCGATCTGCACCAACCCCATACTGCCCGGTGCACAGAAGGACGCCATATTTTTCCACTGCAATCGGCTGGTCGGTGGTGTGCAGGCGCCGGGCGTGCTAGTCATTAAGCGTAGGCTAATCGAACACAGTACCTCCTTCCTGACGGACTCGGTCGGGGTGGTCGGTGCCGTACGAGCGGGACTCGTGCTGCAGCTGAAGGAGTCGCTCGGTTCGCAGGCGATCATGGGCCGCATGGAGAAAACGTGCAAGCAGATGCTGGCCCACGTGCGCACCATTCCGGAGATTGCCCTGCTCGGCCCACCGTGCACAACGGCCAAGCGTCTCACCACGCTTTGCTTCATGGTGCGGCATCCGCGGGGCGCCTTCCTGCACCACCGGTTCGTGGTGGCTGTGCTGAACGATGTGTTCGGTATACAGGCCACGGCCGATAATATGGTCGGCGATTCGCTCGGAATCAATCCGCAGCTGATGGTAGAGTATGAGAAGCTGCTGAACGATGAATCGTTGCGGGCGGGCTGTCTGCATCCGGGCTACACGCGTATCACCTTTCCATTCTTCATGCCAGAAGCGGAAGTGGCCTTCATACTGGAAGCACTCAAGATGGTAGCTACCGAGGCCTGGAAGCTGCTACCTCAGTACGAAGTGGACGAACGTTCCGGCGAATGGCGGCACCATTCGAACTCGCTGGCAAAGGAACGCAAGTGGCTGGGCGCCATCCGTTACATCGATGGCAAAATGTTGTTCTCCGATCGGCGCATTTCTGGTCCGGGCTCATTCCCGCAGAACTATTCGGACTGTTTGCAGACGGCGCGGAATCTCTTCAATCGCGCGCGTAAAATGGCTCAACGGTCCACCACGGAGGAAATCGTACTGAAGCTGCCGAATGTGGCAATGGAGAAGCTCCGCTGGTACATGCTATCCGGGGAAGCGCACGAACTGTTGCTGGGCCACTCGCATAATGTAAAAAATACAGTACCCTTCGATCCTACTAGAAGTAAGTAGAACCGTATAAACTCTTGCAAGCGGAATAATCAGCAAataaatctctctctctctctctctgcttttCCCACCACACCAAACCAGTACCTGAGAACTCGTCGCTAATGTTGATACATCGCCACCACAGCCTGTCGGCGTTGGACATCAAACGGTTCAAGAGTCGCAGTTTGCCAGCCTCGCCGCTGCAGATATCGAACCGACGGCAGAACTCATCCTCCCCGTGCCAATCGCACAGTCCCACACCGACCTCGTCGCCGCCGATGGTGAGATTTTCGGTCGGCGGTGAAGTCACGACCCTGCTCAATCCTGCCCCGATGGCAACGGGTCACGTCAGTAGCTCGGCCGGCATTATTGCCGCTGGTGGTCCGATCGGACGCGACATGAACGTCAGCCGTAACAGGTAAGCAGATCGGTTGAGTAGCTGTAGGAACCGACCGTCGGGTCCACGATTGGCGACGATGTTGAGCATGTGCGTTTGCGTGACTAATCCAAGCTGTAAGCAGTGTTCCGCTGGCGAACGAGCCGGCGAATTAATCTGCTCGCTTGCTTGCGCCCGTTGTTCTGTGCACGTTACCGCAGGCGATTCAATCCGATCGAATAAGTACAGTTGTTTCCGAGGGTCCATCTATCCGAGGTAGCAACCTTGGAAGTCTCATTGTTATTTGTAGTAGTAGGGACCGAAGTCACTCTCAGGTTTTAaattaccccccccccccccccccccacattcATAAATATCCGAGCTGCACCGATGGGTTATAATATAGATTAACTTTTCCGTTCCAACACGCACCCCGTACGCTGCATTTGGAACGGCACAGATGTCACAGTTGGGGAGCCGCCAGCTATCGCACCCACATCGGCCCTAGCCTTGCCGCACGGAATGTGACCAACGTACAGGAGGCTCAGGATAACAGTACGGCCGACCGGCATGACACCAGTTCGATCTCTCTGCACACACTCGGACCTCAAACGCGTGCGAGCCTGGGGCTGGTGGAAGCGCAGCCCCATCTGCCATTCGCCGCCGTACAGCAACGCGCCTACCAAACGCAACAGTCAGTGCCGGCACCGGCACAGCAACGGACACCGTTGCGCCGTCCACTGTCGGTGGCCGCTACAGCGCCGATTCCACTGCCCATGATGATGACGGCTCGGCTTCCGAAGCAGCGATCCTGCTCGTGCAGCAGCCAGACGGACGTGAGCCTGCAGCGCAACGAAAGTCCACCGCAGCCGGGCACGGCATCGCCGACACCGAGCCTCCCTAATCTACGGTCGCTTATGGGAAGGTTAGAACCGAAGTGCTGTTACACGTCCGTTGCTGGTGTTTCGCCCACATTCCGTCTGCATCCCCGCGATTTACTTGTCATGCTTCCTTGTTTTGCTCCATCGCTCCATTACGCTCGGGCTTCCCGATTAATGCATGCATCagctgtctttttttttcgattacaTCCGTTACAGAATCTtatattgattttttgattttttacaatttttgaaaggctttatacgtactcTAACGGACTTCATTTCAAAGCTTGGCTCACATGGTTTTAAATCTATTTTTTTCGCATGCGAGCATCgtactgtgtgtgtatgccttCGTTTCTTCAGCATGGCTTTTTATTCCTATTCATGTCGATGTGCTTAACCATCTTTTGTCCCGACGCTTCGAAACCCGTATTCAAACTACGATATCAAAAAACCGCTCTCTTCCGTTTGTCTGTACTGaccaaagcttttttttccatttctccaTAGTAGCTGCAGTGAAAGCACGGAAGATATCCAGGCGTACGTGAAGGAGATGACGAAGGAGTTGGCCACCGAGATCAAGTCCGAGATACGGGAGGTGATCAGCAAGGTCGAGGACGTCCTCGAAAGCACCGACAGCATCGAGATGAGCAGCTTGGTGAACTTTAATTCGCTCGGACAGTTAAGGTAACGCACTTGCCTGCGCACTAAATGCGCCCGCTAAACTATGCTATGAATCATTCGAATTTTCCCATTCCCCTTTTCAGCCATCCACCGGTGGAAAACAAGCGCGATTCCATATCAACCAGCGACGTGGTCGACTATCTGCGCGAGTTCAGCAAAGAGATGACGAACGAGGTGAAGTCGGAGATACGGGACGTGGTGAACGCGGTGGATGAAATCATTTCGCCCGAAGGATTTCTCGGCACGCGCAAAAACTCACCCCCCGACATACTGCGCAACAACAGCGGGGCCAGCGGTGGAAACCATCCGCCCCACGGCAACACCGCTGCTGGAGGACACAAACTGTAATTGTCGTTCTGGgcggaagggttttttttgttttgttctagtGCTTAAGTGTatagcgtgtgtgtggtttttgtaAACGACGCGAAGGATGTCTCGTGTGTTGGGTTACTGTTGCTGGCACGGCTTTTGCCTTCCCATTAGCCCCATAAGCCccccagaaaaaaaccccctgCCGTAGGCTAGTTTAACCACCGATCGCTAACGGGAGCCTTCCTCGTTCTCTCTTTttgtctctttttctctctctctctctctctctttctctttctccccGATCTGTGATCCTTTCATTCACACATTTTCTTTCgaaatgtgtgcgtgtttgtgtgtctgtgttgtaTTGTCCACACCGGTGGAGCTTCCACATCGCTTGCCACataatccatccatccacatcCGTACGCCACCTCATCCCATGAACGCCGCAAATCACCCCCATCGGTCCCACCTTCACGCTTTGTGCGCTAAATCTAGCTTGATCAAACAACGGTACAGCGATATAGCGCCGGACGCCAACATCCATCGGCCCCGGTCGGCCGACAACGATCACAGCAAGCACCGGTCGGAATCGTTCCCGAGACCAAGCTCGGCGGCCAGCCCGGAACGCATGGGCATGATGGGACCGCCGCTACACTACGTCAGCGCAATAGCCAAAAGCTTCGATCCACGGTCGTCCACCATGTCCTCGCAGGATTCGGGTATCAATATGAACTTTTGCGACGCAGCGGACGAGAGTCACCGTGTCCGGGTGTGCAGAACGGGGACCGCCAGCGATAGGTAAGGCAGTGTGTGGAACACCGCTAACATTCCCAACCATCCAACGTCATCTGTTCAGTTTCAGTCATGGGATTTTGTGCAACATTCATTGCTCATTTGTTTGTAATGGTTTGGTGCAAAGTTTGAGCATGTGATCGTTGAAATAACGAGCATGTTGGAATAATGTTGGCccccatttttttctccccccaccccACAGAATACGCACAGTGTCTGCCGATGTGGACAGTTCCAGCAAACCCACCATCCCACCACGTCGACTCATATCGGAACCGTCCGGTGGATCGATCCGGGAAACATCATCACCGTCCGGTACGGACGTGAGCACCACTACTGCTCAGCTGGAGGACGGTAACACAGCGGGCAAGAGTCCACTTACCCGCCAGCAGCACGTGCTCAACCGTACACCGTCGGGAGAGGCTGGACCGATCGTACAGTCGCCGTGTGTAACATCGGTCACCGGTGGTGGCACCGCCGTCCACACCATCCAGTGGCACCAGATGCCGAAGGAAGTCTGGAAGCAGGCAGCTGAGGTTAACGATTAACTTTGCGCGTTTTACTGCCATTTTACGCTGTGCACGCTTCTTCATTGCCGGTTTGGTTTGGGATTTTCGCCTGTGCATGCGAAGCAAAATTTGGCGGAGGATGCGCCGGGACTTTCAGGGCAGACCCACCCCACGTAGCATACAGTAACGGACGAACAGGAACATTTTAATAACcctcatcttcatcatcatcatcgctggTGTGCATGATGAGGCAGATGCTACAACTTAACACACGGTAGTTTGCTGGTATGATGGTTGGTTGGAGACCTGGTTGGCGCTTTGGTAGACACTACCTCCACATAactgcttggagcggggagtCGGCAGCGGTTAAGTagtaccagcaccagcaggcCATTCTTACACAACGGCGCTAGCAAAAGCATTACTAATTCatgtaacaatttttaaaatcacCTACTAACACTATGTTAATCGTAAACGTTTCGAGgggaaaaacaaccaaaagccagagagagagagaaagaaagatcgTTCGAAAATTCGTTCCAATTCGGGCATCGTTCGTTAGTGTGTAGTATGTTTTTTATGCCTTCATCTACTTCTTATCGTTGTGTGATAGCTTAGCTTACCACTACTAAGAGGTGTTATTATGtgcgttcgtttttttctttgtcatTTTATCACGTTTTCAAACCCGTTAACGTTGTTAGTTGCCTCGTTCAGCTtcatttgttgtgttttgcattTCGTCGAGCGCGTGAGCCATGCTGCTCCTGATTGAAAAGATTGTTTTAACGTacttctgtttctttttgttttcttattccCCTCCTTGGTGCGgtttaaatccttttttcctttttttttttggctggttGTTGCTGTCGAACGGTGCAACAGATGTTGGTGAAGTTGGcggaaatgtttaaaatataaGCTGATGGATGTGGTGAGGAAGAGGCAGAGGCTTGACCGAGGATGTAAAATATAGTTCTGCTGTGTTtattgctttgtttgccacCACCGACTGTCACATTGACGTCGTTGCatctgcagctgctgcagcccTTTTCGGTGCGAATCCTTATATCTTCACGCCAAGAGCATCGGTAACATCGACTGGATTGATAAGGGTGTAGTTGTCCGGTGTATTAGCCGCCTAACCCCCAGCATCAGCGTTGCTGTATTTACTGTATTTAGTTAAGCCCCTTTGCTGCTACCTGCAAGCCGTATTTCCCCGTGTAAATGTATAACTAAAGTACGTGGTATGATTTTAactgtgagagagagagagagtttaaAGCTTTTGATAATGTGTGTATCGTGTACCTTAAACATGTTCAGTCATTAGAAGGGCAAATTAAGGAAAGGTGAATAATAATTGTTCATTGCTAGGTAGAGAATGTTCAgcggaaaaatgtaaattcaTATTATCGTTGCAGCGCGCCATCGTTGGCAGCAGGCTTCAAAATCACGAAACCGGTGTGATATAAGCGAAGAACGCGAATAAGTTAGAGTTCGAGAcaaatatacatatacatacatatagatatatagatatatattTCACTACAAGTTAATTGAAatgctcttttttttcaaGCTTTAATAATTTCTCCACAATCTCAACCCGAAACCCGAACCGTGTGTGAAAGTTAGTCTACGATAAGAGCGAAATGGTTATGATGCATCCTACTAACAGTAAGCAAACAGGGGTAGTTGTAttattaacaatttttacctACAAAGAGTAGAATAATTCAGCAAAATTGTTCGATCATTCCTGGTTTGGGGTGCGAAAGCTcgaaacactttgctacacttTTTTATGCTCATTTTAGTTAAGGGTTGCTACTGTTGTCCTCTGAGCAGCGTTTAATGAGCGATAAAGCTTAAAGGTTTTGATAACATTTGTTTATATCGTCCTTTAAATTAACGCTGTCTGTTCTTTGGATTAGGTGTAGCGAATCTTTCTAATCTGTAAGTAGAAGCATCCTTTTTTctgaatttgaaaatttaaccTAGTCTGCATTCGTGGAGCAACGGTTTTCAAATGAAGTGTGTTTGAAACTATTCACGATAGTTCTAAACATGACACATAGATGGCGCACAGGTGCCTTTGTCTTGGATAAATACGTATCATAGCTTCGATAGTTGTCCGCCTTGCTGCACCCTATTGGCGCTGTAGTCGTGGAAATTGCAGGGTTCTTAAACGTGATATTTCACCACGCGAATTGGCAGAAAATTAGTAGATTAAGCTAATATTTATCTGATTTTTAAGTTACCATTTGGAATGTATTATTTTAGACAGGTTTATGATTTATAGAGCCTACTAtactttttctatttttaagccgaattttctgttttacgGAGGAAGGCAACATTAAACTTGGTTCATTCGCCATTTTGTGTACTAAAACGCAACTAAAACGCTTAGTAGCCGCCAACCCTATTCTTACCATTCTAAGCGTAGCCAACTGGTATCcttgaaaaacatttccccccttaacacacacgcacgcaaagaCTGTCGGGTATGCTAATTGGATCGACACAGACGCTATAAGACCAGCTAGGACCATTCTACACCGCTCATTAACCGCACGAATAACACACACGCTAGACGGTGTTGTCTGGACATCTCGGACATCTCCGGTACGCAATTGGAGTAGGGCCGTCGTTAGTGAAATGGTTGTAATTTTAATGCCATGTTTCTGTTCTACCACGTTCCACCGCCAGGCACTAGACGAACACCAAATGCTGCAGGAAGGGGACCGTGTGCTGGTGTGTCTGTCGGGCAGCAGCTCTTCCATGTGCTTGCTCCATCTGCTGCATCAGTTTTGTCAAACGCGTCAGCTAAAGATTGAGCTGGCCGCTGTTACGGTGGGCGCTGGGGGGGACTGTGAAGTTGACCCGCGCACACTGATGCTGTACCTGAAGGAGCTCGGTGTGACGTACTTCTACGAACCGCAAGGTACCTACAACAGACATACTCCTCGGTGGCACGCGTAATAATGTGAGACGTTTCTTCCTTCCCGTAAGCAGCCACAAACGAGTCGCTAAGCGATCAGCTCATGCGTCACGCACGAACCCGGCAGTACAATGTGTTGGCTATGGCCAGCACGCTGGACAAGCTGGCTGATCGATTCCTTTCGTCCTTGTTTTACCGGGGTGAGCTTTGTGCACTGCAGGCCGTACAGCGTTCCGACGCAGCGTCCAGTTCCCTCGGGGGAGATGATGTACGGATTATCCGGCCGTTGCTGTTTCTGCGGGAAAAGACATTCGCCGAGTTTGCCGTCGCCCAGGGAATACCGAGCCGTACCGCGTGCCTCGTTTCGCGTCCTGACGGTGCGGACACTTTAAGAGAGTTGCTGCACAAACAGGAGCTGGTCAATCCGCTCGTATACCACAACATTCGGAATGCTCTAAGGCCGATCGTTTCTTTACGGTACGGGTGGTGTGGCTGAAGCGTTGTGGTATGCTTGAACATAAAGAGGAAATCATTCTACATTCTTTTCTCTTTACAGAACTGAAGCCTCCAAGTCGGCGTACGAAATGCTTCGTT from Anopheles stephensi strain Indian chromosome 2, UCI_ANSTEP_V1.0, whole genome shotgun sequence includes the following:
- the LOC118505424 gene encoding uncharacterized protein LOC118505424 isoform X3 → MSLKKASRTKSLSLSGDDFPLRPVAGTGNVTGKPKAAFSTVKRPEDTLKIMKYIDDNVIGKGVAFLGPYGRRKVVYADYASSGRSLQFLEDYINKEVLPAFGDISCISAVTGLQSHLYDNEARDLVRAAVGANGEDEIVFCDNPAERLCYLLSNPNVCDLSTSQFHNNSHSAISNISFGALHQQSLQLGTTIRHNSFSNTSTLSDSVVDVSQSNQSLSAAPPILFVSTSEPVSNLRSWIDAGWQIERIIKNHEGFLDLVDLEKRLQHYAESRRKMVGLFSGASRLTGILADDVATTILLHQYDALSIWDHSMAASCAPICTNPILPGAQKDAIFFHCNRLVGGVQAPGVLVIKRRLIEHSTSFLTDSVGVVGAVRAGLVLQLKESLGSQAIMGRMEKTCKQMLAHVRTIPEIALLGPPCTTAKRLTTLCFMVRHPRGAFLHHRFVVAVLNDVFGIQATADNMVGDSLGINPQLMVEYEKLLNDESLRAGCLHPGYTRITFPFFMPEAEVAFILEALKMVATEAWKLLPQYEVDERSGEWRHHSNSLAKERKWLGAIRYIDGKMLFSDRRISGPGSFPQNYSDCLQTARNLFNRARKMAQRSTTEEIVLKLPNVAMEKLRWYMLSGEAHELLLGHSHNVKNTVPFDPTRIPENSSLMLIHRHHSLSALDIKRFKSRSLPASPLQISNRRQNSSSPCQSHSPTPTSSPPMVRFSVGGEVTTLLNPAPMATGHVSSSAGIIAAGGPIGRDMNVSRNRCHSWGAASYRTHIGPSLAARNVTNVQEAQDNSTADRHDTSSISLHTLGPQTRASLGLVEAQPHLPFAAVQQRAYQTQQSVPAPAQQRTPLRRPLSVAATAPIPLPMMMTARLPKQRSCSCSSQTDVSLQRNESPPQPGTASPTPSLPNLRSLMGSCSESTEDIQAYVKEMTKELATEIKSEIREVISKVEDVLESTDSIEMSSLVNFNSLGQLSHPPVENKRDSISTSDVVDYLREFSKEMTNEVKSEIRDVVNAVDEIISPEGFLGTRKNSPPDILRNNSGASGGNHPPHGNTAAGGHKLLIKQRYSDIAPDANIHRPRSADNDHSKHRSESFPRPSSAASPERMGMMGPPLHYVSAIAKSFDPRSSTMSSQDSGINMNFCDAADESHRVRVCRTGTASDRIRTVSADVDSSSKPTIPPRRLISEPSGGSIRETSSPSGTDVSTTTAQLEDGNTAGKSPLTRQQHVLNRTPSGEAGPIVQSPCVTSVTGGGTAVHTIQWHQMPKEVWKQAAEALDEHQMLQEGDRVLVCLSGSSSSMCLLHLLHQFCQTRQLKIELAAVTVGAGGDCEVDPRTLMLYLKELGVTYFYEPQAATNESLSDQLMRHARTRQYNVLAMASTLDKLADRFLSSLFYRGELCALQAVQRSDAASSSLGGDDVRIIRPLLFLREKTFAEFAVAQGIPSRTACLVSRPDGADTLRELLHKQELVNPLVYHNIRNALRPIVSLRTEASKSAYEMLRSSLNTRE
- the LOC118505424 gene encoding uncharacterized protein LOC118505424 isoform X2 is translated as MSLKKASRTKSLSLSGDDFPLRPVAGTGNVTGKPKAAFSTVKRPEDTLKIMKYIDDNVIGKGVAFLGPYGRRKVVYADYASSGRSLQFLEDYINKEVLPAFGDISCISAVTGLQSHLYDNEARDLVRAAVGANGEDEIVFCDNPAERLCYLLSNPNVCDLSTSQFHNNSHSAISNISFGALHQQSLQLGTTIRHNSFSNTSTLSDSVVDVSQSNQSLSAAPPILFVSTSEPVSNLRSWIDAGWQIERIIKNHEGFLDLVDLEKRLQHYAESRRKMVGLFSGASRLTGILADDVATTILLHQYDALSIWDHSMAASCAPICTNPILPGAQKDAIFFHCNRLVGGVQAPGVLVIKRRLIEHSTSFLTDSVGVVGAVRAGLVLQLKESLGSQAIMGRMEKTCKQMLAHVRTIPEIALLGPPCTTAKRLTTLCFMVRHPRGAFLHHRFVVAVLNDVFGIQATADNMVGDSLGINPQLMVEYEKLLNDESLRAGCLHPGYTRITFPFFMPEAEVAFILEALKMVATEAWKLLPQYEVDERSGEWRHHSNSLAKERKWLGAIRYIDGKMLFSDRRISGPGSFPQNYSDCLQTARNLFNRARKMAQRSTTEEIVLKLPNVAMEKLRWYMLSGEAHELLLGHSHNVKNTVPFDPTRIPENSSLMLIHRHHSLSALDIKRFKSRSLPASPLQISNRRQNSSSPCQSHSPTPTSSPPMVRFSVGGEVTTLLNPAPMATGHVSSSAGIIAAGGPIGRDMNVSRNRCHSWGAASYRTHIGPSLAARNVTNVQEAQDNSTADRHDTSSISLHTLGPQTRASLGLVEAQPHLPFAAVQQRAYQTQQSVPAPAQQRTPLRRPLSVAATAPIPLPMMMTARLPKQRSCSCSSQTDVSLQRNESPPQPGTASPTPSLPNLRSLMGSSCSESTEDIQAYVKEMTKELATEIKSEIREVISKVEDVLESTDSIEMSSLVNFNSLGQLSHPPVENKRDSISTSDVVDYLREFSKEMTNEVKSEIRDVVNAVDEIISPEGFLGTRKNSPPDILRNNSGASGGNHPPHGNTAAGGHKLLIKQRYSDIAPDANIHRPRSADNDHSKHRSESFPRPSSAASPERMGMMGPPLHYVSAIAKSFDPRSSTMSSQDSGINMNFCDAADESHRVRVCRTGTASDRIRTVSADVDSSSKPTIPPRRLISEPSGGSIRETSSPSGTDVSTTTAQLEDGNTAGKSPLTRQQHVLNRTPSGEAGPIVQSPCVTSVTGGGTAVHTIQWHQMPKEVWKQAAEALDEHQMLQEGDRVLVCLSGSSSSMCLLHLLHQFCQTRQLKIELAAVTVGAGGDCEVDPRTLMLYLKELGVTYFYEPQATNESLSDQLMRHARTRQYNVLAMASTLDKLADRFLSSLFYRGELCALQAVQRSDAASSSLGGDDVRIIRPLLFLREKTFAEFAVAQGIPSRTACLVSRPDGADTLRELLHKQELVNPLVYHNIRNALRPIVSLRTEASKSAYEMLRSSLNTRE